The Flavivirga eckloniae genomic interval GAGAGTAATAATATTTTAATCATAATTGGTTTAAAAATCTTTTAATATATAATTAAGATTCGTGTATTCGCAGGAATAACAAAACTATCTATCTTTGCATACCATATGTTGTGTAAAATTAATATAAGAAAACAGCGTTTTTATAACTGTTGATTTAAATAATGTATGGTATTCATATAACAAAAGTATTAAATCAGATTGAGGTATTTTATAGAACTTTCCTATAACGGTGGCGCGTATCATGGATGGCAAAACCAGCCAAAAGATATATCGGTACAAGAAGTTATAGAAAAAGCACTGTCTATGCTTTTAAAAGATGCGATTGCTATTATGGGAGCAGGGCGTACAGATACAGGTGTTCATGCTTCTCAAATGTTTGCCCATTTTAATACCCAAGTTGCTTTTAATGAAACGGATTTGGTTTTTAAATTGAATTCTTTTCTACCAAAAGATATTGCTATTCGCGATATTTTTAAAGTAAAGGACGAAGCCCATGCCAGATTCGATGCCATAAGCAGGACTTATTTATATAGAATAGCGTTAAAAAAAGATGTGTTTTCGTTTAACAATACTTTTTTTGTGAAGCAAAATTTGGATGTTGACAAGATGAATGAGGCTTCAGAAATTCTATTGAAGTATAAAGATTTTCAATGCTTTTCAAAAAGTAATACCGATGTAAAAACGTATTATTGTGATATAATGAAGGCTGTATGGACACTTGAAAATAATGAGCTTCATTTTGTCATAAAAGCAGATCGGTTTTTACGTAATATGGTTCGTGCAATTGTAGGTACTATGATTAATATAGGCTTAGGTAAAATAGATGTAGAAGATTTGCACACTATAATAAAGTCTAAAAATAGGAGTGAAGCTGGATTTTCGGTGCCTGCACATGGATTATATTTAAAACAAGTAGAATATCCTAACGATATAAAAATACATGAGTAAAAAACAAGATAAAATATTTGATATTGCCTTATTTAAGCGCCTTTTTCAATATATAAAACCCTATAAATTTGTTTTTTCGGTGTTGGTGCTTTTGGTAATTTTATTGGCAGTTTTTAGTGCGGCAACACCTCATGTAACGCGACTGGCAATAGATGATAGTATTGCGGGAGATAACCCAAAAGAGTTTCTCTTTTACATTACGATCATGTTTGCAATTTTAATTTTGCAAACCATATTTCAGCTAGCATTTATTTATTACGCTGCATGGTTGGGGCAAACTTTGGTAGTAGATGTACGTATAAAGTTGTTCGATCACTTACTGCGTTTTAAAATGAAATATTACGATAACTCTTCTGTAGGCGTGCTCATTACAAGAGCTGTAACGGATATGGAGCGTATCGCCGATATTTTCGGGCAGGGTTTATTCATGATCTTTAGGGATTTATTAACCATGGCTGTAGTTTTTGGAGTTATGGTGTATACCAATTGGAGATTAAGCTTAATCGTATTTATTATGTTGCCTGTTCTGTTATACGCAACCCGTGTTTTTCAAAAGTATATGAAAAAGGCTTTTGAAGAAGTTAGAACCGAGGTTTCCAATTTGAATTCCTTTGTACAAGAACGATTAACCGGTATGAAGATTCTACAATTATTTACCCGAGAAACTGTAGAATATGAGAACTTCAAAAAAATTAATGCTAGACATAAAAAAGGCTGGCTTAAAACCGTTTGGTATAACTCCATTTTCTTTCCATTGGCAGATTTATCATCGTCGGTAACCATAGGTTTGGTTGCTTGGTATGGTGGATTAAATGTAGTGCTGGAGGGTAAGGTTACAGAAGGAGTTTTAGTAGCATTCATTATGTACGTTCCTATGTTGTTTAGACCATTGCGTCAAATAGCAGATAAGTTTAATACACTACAAATGGGAATGGTGGCTGCTAATAGAGTATTTAAAGTTATTGATACAACTTCACAAATTGACGATACGGGAACTCATGTTGCAGAGCATTTTAAAGGCCATTTAAAATTCGATAATGTATTTTTTAGCTACGTAGAAGATGAAGAAGTATTAAAAGGAGTTTCTTTTGATGTCAATGCAGGGGAAACCGTGGCTATTGTTGGAGCAACAGGAGCCGGAAAATCGACTATCATTAACTTATTAAATCGTTTTTATGAAATCAAGGATGGTGTTATTTGTGTAGACGACATCGATATTAGGGAAGTAACCTTGGCATCTCTGCGTACCCAAATAGCAGTAGTATTACAAGATGTGTTTTTATTTGCAGACACTATTTTAAACAATATAACCTTAAACCATCCAGAGATTACCGAAGCTCAAGTACACCAGGCAG includes:
- the truA gene encoding tRNA pseudouridine(38-40) synthase TruA — encoded protein: MRYFIELSYNGGAYHGWQNQPKDISVQEVIEKALSMLLKDAIAIMGAGRTDTGVHASQMFAHFNTQVAFNETDLVFKLNSFLPKDIAIRDIFKVKDEAHARFDAISRTYLYRIALKKDVFSFNNTFFVKQNLDVDKMNEASEILLKYKDFQCFSKSNTDVKTYYCDIMKAVWTLENNELHFVIKADRFLRNMVRAIVGTMINIGLGKIDVEDLHTIIKSKNRSEAGFSVPAHGLYLKQVEYPNDIKIHE
- a CDS encoding ABC transporter ATP-binding protein, coding for MSKKQDKIFDIALFKRLFQYIKPYKFVFSVLVLLVILLAVFSAATPHVTRLAIDDSIAGDNPKEFLFYITIMFAILILQTIFQLAFIYYAAWLGQTLVVDVRIKLFDHLLRFKMKYYDNSSVGVLITRAVTDMERIADIFGQGLFMIFRDLLTMAVVFGVMVYTNWRLSLIVFIMLPVLLYATRVFQKYMKKAFEEVRTEVSNLNSFVQERLTGMKILQLFTRETVEYENFKKINARHKKGWLKTVWYNSIFFPLADLSSSVTIGLVAWYGGLNVVLEGKVTEGVLVAFIMYVPMLFRPLRQIADKFNTLQMGMVAANRVFKVIDTTSQIDDTGTHVAEHFKGHLKFDNVFFSYVEDEEVLKGVSFDVNAGETVAIVGATGAGKSTIINLLNRFYEIKDGVICVDDIDIREVTLASLRTQIAVVLQDVFLFADTILNNITLNHPEITEAQVHQAAKEIGIHDFIMSLPNGYHYNVKERGVMLSSGQRQLISFLRAYVTNPSILVLDEATSSVDSYSEQLIQNATDKITKGRTSIVIAHRLATVKKADKIIVMDAGNIVEQGTHKELLKKENGYYKNLYEVQFLQEEEVI